Proteins from one Candidatus Rokuibacteriota bacterium genomic window:
- a CDS encoding thiamine pyrophosphate-dependent enzyme has product MAPDVKPMKPEEILQLINAQRGSAICVPTMTTSPAWRTIAPDDLSVTCVGFMGGASSLGLGLALAQPDRRVLVLDGDGSLLMQLGSLATVAGAAPRNLVHFLFKNGVYHTSGAQGIPGGLTVDFVAMAKGAGYRMACAIHDIEDFKRRLPELLKAEGPVFVELHTGLSEQTPMTASGGVPFPQQVSDLRAKLLKPHARA; this is encoded by the coding sequence ATGGCCCCCGACGTCAAGCCGATGAAACCCGAGGAGATCCTGCAGCTCATCAATGCCCAGCGGGGAAGCGCGATCTGCGTGCCGACCATGACCACGTCGCCGGCCTGGCGGACCATCGCCCCCGACGATCTCTCCGTTACCTGCGTCGGCTTCATGGGCGGCGCGTCGTCGCTCGGCCTGGGGCTTGCCCTCGCGCAGCCCGACCGCCGCGTCCTGGTGCTGGACGGCGACGGCTCGCTGCTCATGCAGCTGGGCTCGCTCGCCACGGTGGCGGGCGCCGCCCCGCGGAACCTCGTGCACTTCCTGTTCAAGAACGGCGTCTACCACACCTCGGGCGCTCAGGGGATCCCTGGGGGTCTCACGGTGGACTTTGTCGCGATGGCCAAGGGCGCGGGCTACAGGATGGCGTGCGCCATCCACGATATCGAGGATTTCAAGCGCCGGCTTCCCGAGCTGCTGAAAGCCGAGGGGCCGGTTTTCGTGGAGCTCCACACCGGCCTGTCCGAGCAGACGCCGATGACCGCGAGCGGCGGCGTGCCCTTTCCGCAGCAGGTCAGCGACCTGCGCGCGAAGCTCCTGAAGCCTCACGCGCGCGCCTAG
- a CDS encoding thiamine pyrophosphate-binding protein translates to MPESIPASLIIDTLKDTFREARAALAAEVAEPPKHSHLGWILSVPDTHQKSVLAALDKEEQIRVLTCATEDEATTIAAGLHIGGEPCVLMIQHAGLYASVNTLRGVAMDGQIPLFYMIGLLSREKDKEPRESRHSMVRYCEPLLDTFGVPHARLEGPDDVHLIPEYYRLSRARKGPAAVLVGLETI, encoded by the coding sequence ATGCCCGAATCCATTCCAGCGTCACTGATCATCGACACGTTGAAAGACACCTTTCGCGAGGCGCGCGCCGCGCTGGCGGCGGAAGTCGCCGAGCCGCCGAAGCACAGCCACCTCGGCTGGATCCTGAGCGTGCCGGACACGCACCAGAAGTCCGTGCTGGCCGCCCTCGACAAGGAAGAGCAGATCCGGGTCCTGACCTGCGCGACGGAGGACGAGGCCACGACCATCGCGGCCGGCCTCCACATCGGCGGCGAGCCGTGCGTGCTGATGATCCAGCACGCGGGGCTCTACGCCTCGGTCAACACGCTGCGCGGCGTGGCCATGGACGGCCAGATCCCGCTCTTCTACATGATCGGCCTCTTGAGCCGCGAGAAGGACAAGGAGCCGCGCGAGTCGCGGCATTCCATGGTCCGCTACTGCGAGCCGCTGCTCGACACCTTCGGCGTGCCGCACGCGCGGCTCGAGGGGCCCGACGACGTCCACCTGATCCCCGAGTACTACCGCCTGAGCCGCGCGCGCAAAGGCCCGGCCGCGGTGCTGGTCGGTTTGGAGACCATCTAG
- a CDS encoding coiled coil domain-containing protein, protein MRTLAIALIAAATLASCNTVSGMKEDSRQTADYTYEKKEEYQRALVTQKRELDVKIDELKAKAGRASDAVKAEFARDMEVLDRQKAVLAQKTEAVKASSASAWNDVKAGANSAMDSVKQTYEKARARFQ, encoded by the coding sequence ATGCGCACTCTCGCCATCGCGCTCATCGCCGCCGCCACGCTTGCGAGCTGCAACACCGTCTCCGGTATGAAGGAGGACAGCCGCCAGACTGCCGACTACACGTACGAGAAGAAGGAAGAGTACCAGCGCGCCCTCGTCACGCAGAAGCGGGAGCTCGACGTCAAGATCGACGAGCTCAAGGCCAAGGCCGGGCGGGCGAGCGATGCCGTCAAGGCCGAGTTCGCGCGCGACATGGAAGTGCTCGACCGGCAGAAGGCCGTCCTCGCCCAGAAGACCGAGGCCGTCAAGGCCTCCTCGGCCTCGGCGTGGAACGACGTCAAGGCCGGCGCGAACTCGGCCATGGACTCCGTCAAGCAGACCTACGAGAAGGCCAGGGCCCGCTTCCAGTAG
- a CDS encoding MaoC family dehydratase, which produces MLVVETPKDLKQHIGKTLGPSEWIVVDQPMIDKFAEATGDHQWIHVDVERAKKEMPGGKTIAHGYLTLSLLPRLVPQLLKVEKRSRGLNYGSNKIRFTNTVPAGSRVRLKQTIKNVEDVEGNGVRITSEMVMEVEGQERPALVAEVLGIQYT; this is translated from the coding sequence ATGCTCGTTGTCGAGACCCCGAAGGACCTGAAACAGCACATCGGCAAAACGCTCGGCCCGTCCGAGTGGATCGTCGTGGACCAGCCCATGATCGACAAGTTCGCGGAGGCGACGGGCGACCACCAGTGGATCCACGTGGATGTCGAGCGCGCGAAGAAGGAGATGCCCGGCGGCAAGACGATCGCCCACGGCTACCTGACCCTGTCGCTCCTGCCTCGGCTGGTCCCGCAGCTCCTGAAGGTGGAGAAGCGGAGCCGTGGCCTCAACTACGGATCCAACAAGATCCGCTTCACCAACACCGTGCCCGCCGGCTCGCGGGTCCGGCTCAAGCAGACCATCAAGAACGTGGAAGACGTCGAGGGCAACGGCGTCCGCATCACCTCCGAGATGGTGATGGAGGTCGAGGGGCAGGAGCGGCCGGCGCTGGTCGCCGAGGTGCTCGGCATCCAGTACACCTGA
- the ispG gene encoding flavodoxin-dependent (E)-4-hydroxy-3-methylbut-2-enyl-diphosphate synthase, translated as MSFSKRRKTVLVDVGSVKVGSERPIAVQSMTNTDTADIAGTVAQVNALHAAGSELVRVTVNNDAAARAVPEIVKQVQAPVIGDFHYNGHVLLTKYPACAKALAKYRINPGNVGGKHHDDNFTAIVKVAVDNGKPVRIGVNWGSLDQNLLTEMMDTNSKLREPLSARDVTMNAMVESAIRSAELAEQTGLAHDRIILSAKVSGVQDLVDVYRQLAPRSDYPLHLGLTEAGMGAKGIVASSAGLSILLQEGLGDTIRVSLTPKPGGDRTEEVLVAQQILQSMGLRSFLPQVTACPGCGRTTSTFFQEMAEEIEAYLREQMPVWKSKYAGVEELKVAVMGCVVNGPGESKHANIGISLPGTFEEPKAPVFVDGALKLTLKGDRIVAEFLEILDNYVEKRYAASKK; from the coding sequence ATGAGCTTCTCCAAGCGCAGGAAGACGGTGCTGGTGGACGTGGGCAGCGTCAAGGTCGGCAGCGAGCGGCCCATCGCCGTCCAGTCCATGACCAACACCGACACGGCGGACATCGCCGGCACGGTAGCGCAGGTCAACGCGCTCCACGCGGCGGGCAGCGAGCTCGTGCGCGTGACGGTCAACAACGACGCCGCGGCGCGGGCCGTCCCCGAGATCGTCAAGCAGGTGCAGGCGCCCGTCATCGGCGACTTCCACTACAACGGCCACGTGCTCCTGACCAAGTACCCCGCCTGCGCGAAGGCGCTCGCCAAGTACCGCATCAACCCGGGCAACGTCGGCGGCAAGCACCACGACGACAACTTCACCGCCATCGTCAAGGTCGCCGTGGACAACGGCAAGCCCGTGCGCATCGGCGTCAACTGGGGCAGCCTCGACCAGAACCTGCTGACCGAGATGATGGACACGAACTCCAAGCTGCGCGAGCCGCTCTCCGCGCGCGACGTGACCATGAACGCCATGGTCGAGAGCGCCATCCGGTCGGCCGAGCTGGCCGAGCAGACGGGCCTGGCCCACGACCGCATCATCCTCTCGGCCAAGGTCTCGGGCGTCCAGGACCTGGTGGACGTCTACCGCCAGCTCGCGCCGCGCTCAGACTACCCGCTGCACCTGGGGCTGACCGAAGCGGGCATGGGCGCCAAGGGCATCGTCGCCAGCTCCGCCGGGCTCTCGATCCTGCTCCAGGAGGGACTCGGCGACACGATCCGCGTGTCGCTCACCCCCAAGCCCGGCGGCGACAGGACGGAAGAGGTGCTGGTCGCCCAGCAGATCCTCCAGTCCATGGGGCTCAGGAGCTTCCTGCCGCAGGTGACGGCCTGCCCCGGCTGCGGGCGCACGACCTCGACCTTCTTCCAGGAGATGGCCGAGGAGATCGAGGCCTACCTCCGCGAACAGATGCCGGTGTGGAAGTCGAAGTACGCGGGCGTGGAAGAGCTCAAGGTCGCGGTGATGGGGTGCGTCGTCAACGGCCCCGGCGAGAGCAAGCACGCCAACATCGGCATCTCGCTGCCCGGCACCTTCGAGGAGCCCAAGGCCCCTGTCTTCGTGGACGGCGCGCTCAAGCTCACGCTGAAGGGCGACAGGATCGTTGCCGAGTTCCTCGAGATTCTCGACAACTACGTCGAGAAGCGCTACGCCGCCTCGAAGAAGTAA
- a CDS encoding cupin domain-containing protein: MPQAHQVLPRVARLMAALRATLFGPGREETSFLFIVNGKGRQGMGLHHDGEVDSVWVQLEGRRTVTTGPQVPRGTRADLDERIIGRGWTTRHLEAGSLFYMPPRTPHRVLCHGRSLALSLTWKTRKKPLKGAPAAAAITTWDVAAGQAEPIPRLSRDRVWTQVPVFAGPVDRKRGDFPLWLPGGVVTLPARAHALASRLSTMPSLRREDLGRGAQALLDAGILGPRDLPLRVVPKNPRALDGWRFA; the protein is encoded by the coding sequence ATGCCGCAGGCCCACCAGGTGCTGCCGCGCGTGGCGCGTCTCATGGCGGCGCTCCGCGCGACGCTCTTCGGCCCCGGCCGGGAGGAAACCTCCTTTCTCTTCATCGTTAACGGAAAAGGCCGCCAGGGCATGGGGCTCCACCACGACGGCGAAGTGGACAGCGTGTGGGTGCAGCTCGAAGGGCGGCGCACCGTGACGACGGGACCGCAGGTGCCGCGCGGCACGCGCGCGGACCTCGACGAGAGGATCATCGGCCGCGGCTGGACCACTCGCCACCTCGAGGCCGGCTCGCTCTTCTACATGCCGCCGCGGACGCCACACCGCGTCCTCTGCCACGGCCGCTCGCTCGCGCTGTCGCTCACCTGGAAGACGCGCAAGAAGCCGCTCAAAGGCGCCCCCGCTGCGGCAGCGATCACGACATGGGACGTGGCGGCCGGGCAGGCCGAGCCCATCCCGCGGTTGAGCCGCGATCGCGTCTGGACACAGGTGCCCGTCTTCGCGGGTCCGGTTGATCGGAAGCGCGGCGACTTCCCGCTCTGGCTCCCCGGCGGGGTCGTCACGCTTCCCGCCCGAGCCCACGCCCTCGCGAGCCGACTCTCGACCATGCCGTCGCTCCGGCGCGAGGATCTCGGCCGGGGCGCGCAGGCGCTCCTCGACGCGGGCATCCTCGGCCCGCGCGACCTGCCGCTGCGCGTCGTCCCAAAGAACCCGCGAGCGCTCGACGGCTGGCGCTTCGCTTGA
- a CDS encoding CoA transferase, which produces MSPSPRALDGILVLDVGSFLAGPSAATVMSDFGAEVIKVETPDGGDPNRRLGELPGLPVSEHNYSWLLDSRNKKSLAVDLSKPEGREAFLKLAARADVLVTNFPPAVLARLRLTYEELKPLNPRLVYALVTGYGEVGEEADKPGFDINAWWARSGLMDLVHAPDGPPAHSMPGMGDHPTGMVLFGAVMLALYQREKTGRGAKVSTSLMASGAWANSTLIQASLCDATFPERMPRERCRNPIINFYRCKDDRWFMLTVLRAEKGWEPFTRAIERPLLASDPRFATFESRQANAAELVAILDGVFASRDWAGWRERLKSYGVTFGPIARIEDIKDDQQMTAAQVIVPMAEGPFRTVSNPVFVAGQPKVPAGRAPELGEHTDEILRGLGYDAAGITLLRRLRVIAP; this is translated from the coding sequence ATGAGCCCTTCACCGCGCGCTCTCGACGGCATCCTCGTGCTGGACGTCGGCAGCTTCCTCGCCGGCCCGTCCGCCGCCACTGTCATGTCCGACTTCGGCGCCGAGGTGATCAAGGTCGAAACGCCCGACGGGGGCGACCCGAACCGGCGGCTCGGCGAGCTGCCGGGGCTGCCCGTGAGCGAGCACAACTACTCCTGGCTGCTCGACTCGCGCAACAAGAAGAGCCTCGCCGTGGACCTAAGCAAGCCCGAGGGGCGGGAGGCCTTCCTCAAACTGGCGGCACGCGCCGACGTCCTCGTCACCAACTTCCCTCCGGCCGTCCTCGCGCGACTCCGCCTCACCTATGAAGAGCTCAAACCCCTCAACCCAAGGCTCGTCTACGCGCTGGTCACGGGCTACGGGGAAGTCGGCGAAGAGGCCGACAAGCCCGGCTTCGACATCAACGCCTGGTGGGCGCGCTCCGGGCTGATGGACCTCGTGCACGCCCCGGACGGGCCGCCGGCCCACTCGATGCCGGGCATGGGCGACCACCCGACGGGCATGGTGCTTTTCGGCGCCGTCATGCTGGCGCTCTACCAGCGCGAGAAGACCGGCCGCGGCGCCAAGGTCTCGACGTCTCTCATGGCGAGCGGCGCCTGGGCCAACTCGACGCTCATCCAGGCCTCGCTCTGCGACGCCACGTTCCCGGAGCGGATGCCGCGCGAGCGGTGCCGGAACCCGATCATCAACTTCTACCGCTGCAAGGACGACCGCTGGTTCATGCTGACAGTGCTGCGTGCCGAAAAAGGATGGGAGCCCTTCACCCGCGCCATCGAGAGGCCTCTACTCGCCTCCGACCCGCGCTTCGCCACCTTCGAGTCACGCCAGGCCAATGCCGCGGAGCTCGTCGCCATCCTCGACGGCGTCTTCGCCTCGCGGGACTGGGCCGGGTGGCGCGAGCGCCTCAAGTCCTACGGCGTCACCTTCGGGCCCATCGCGCGCATCGAGGACATCAAGGACGACCAGCAGATGACCGCGGCCCAGGTGATCGTCCCCATGGCCGAGGGCCCCTTCCGCACGGTCAGCAACCCGGTCTTCGTGGCGGGCCAGCCAAAAGTCCCGGCAGGCCGCGCGCCCGAGCTGGGCGAGCATACGGACGAGATCCTCCGTGGCCTTGGCTACGACGCCGCCGGCATCACCCTACTGCGGCGGCTCCGCGTGATCGCGCCTTGA
- a CDS encoding sodium:solute symporter family protein codes for MTITPLDWAIVAAYFLFCTAIGLFFTRRGGKSLDEYFLSGRQVPWWLAGTAMVATTFAADTPLVVAALVATKGVAGNWLWWNFVMSGMLTVFFFARLWRRAEVMTDAELAEVRYGGRPAAFLRGFRALYLAIPINLIILGWVTRAMIKILTISLGLRDVTIAGMTVSGEVVAVGICFAITAVYAVAAGMWAVLWTDLVQFVIKMSAVIVLAVYAVRAVGGIEVMKIKLVQHFGSEAAALSVLPVSATATGLHAYAWMPLLTLGVYLSVQWWAAWYPGAEPGGGGYIAQRIFSARSEREGVLATLFFQIAHYALRPWPWIVTGLATVILYPNLQDREAGYVQAFVDLLPTPWRGFMLAGFAAAYMSTVATHLNWGASYLVNDFYKRFVKRDASQAHYVAVSRAATVLLFLGSIAVTSQLSSVEKAWELLLALGAGTGLVLILRWYWWRINAWSEISATVASFVISLLGFGFIKPRFAANDPNATATVMLVTVACSTVVWLTVTLLTRPEPDAVLDAFYRRVRPGGPGWATVSARLGYGREAIPGGALAWTNWIAGVIAVYATLFGIGKVIFGFTGAGLGMLAVAAAAFYWISRSFKDPA; via the coding sequence TTGACCATCACCCCGCTCGACTGGGCGATCGTCGCGGCGTACTTCCTCTTCTGCACCGCGATCGGGCTCTTCTTCACCAGGCGCGGCGGCAAGAGCCTCGACGAGTACTTCCTCTCCGGGCGCCAGGTGCCGTGGTGGCTCGCCGGCACGGCGATGGTCGCCACGACCTTCGCCGCCGACACGCCGCTCGTCGTCGCGGCGCTCGTCGCCACCAAGGGCGTCGCGGGGAACTGGCTCTGGTGGAACTTCGTGATGAGCGGGATGCTGACCGTCTTCTTCTTCGCCCGGCTCTGGCGACGGGCGGAAGTCATGACGGACGCCGAGCTGGCCGAGGTACGCTACGGCGGACGGCCCGCGGCCTTCCTGCGCGGCTTCCGCGCGCTCTACCTCGCCATCCCGATCAACCTCATCATCCTCGGCTGGGTCACCCGGGCGATGATCAAGATCCTGACGATCTCGCTCGGCCTGCGGGACGTGACGATCGCCGGAATGACGGTGAGCGGCGAGGTCGTCGCCGTGGGCATCTGCTTCGCGATCACCGCCGTCTACGCGGTGGCCGCGGGGATGTGGGCCGTGCTGTGGACCGACCTCGTCCAGTTCGTCATCAAGATGAGCGCCGTCATCGTCCTCGCGGTCTACGCGGTGCGCGCCGTGGGTGGGATAGAGGTCATGAAGATCAAGCTGGTCCAGCACTTCGGGAGCGAGGCGGCGGCGCTGTCCGTCCTCCCGGTGAGCGCGACGGCCACCGGCCTTCACGCCTACGCATGGATGCCGCTCCTCACCCTGGGCGTCTATCTTTCCGTCCAGTGGTGGGCGGCGTGGTACCCGGGCGCCGAGCCGGGCGGCGGCGGCTACATCGCCCAGCGCATCTTCAGCGCGCGGTCGGAGAGGGAGGGCGTGCTCGCCACGCTCTTCTTCCAGATCGCGCACTACGCGCTGCGGCCGTGGCCGTGGATCGTCACCGGCCTCGCCACGGTCATCCTCTACCCGAATCTTCAAGATAGAGAAGCCGGTTACGTCCAGGCATTCGTGGACCTCCTGCCGACGCCGTGGCGCGGCTTCATGCTCGCCGGCTTCGCCGCCGCGTACATGAGCACCGTCGCGACCCACCTCAACTGGGGCGCGTCCTACCTCGTCAACGACTTCTACAAGCGCTTCGTGAAGCGGGACGCAAGCCAGGCGCACTACGTCGCCGTCTCCCGCGCCGCGACGGTCCTCCTCTTCCTCGGGTCGATCGCCGTCACCTCCCAGCTCTCAAGCGTCGAGAAGGCGTGGGAGCTCCTCCTAGCGCTCGGCGCCGGCACAGGGCTCGTGCTGATCCTGCGCTGGTACTGGTGGCGCATCAACGCGTGGAGCGAGATCTCCGCGACGGTGGCGAGCTTCGTGATCAGCCTGCTCGGCTTCGGCTTCATCAAGCCGCGGTTCGCCGCGAACGATCCCAACGCGACCGCGACCGTCATGCTCGTGACCGTCGCGTGCAGCACGGTCGTGTGGCTGACGGTGACGCTCCTCACGCGCCCGGAGCCCGACGCGGTGCTCGACGCCTTCTACCGGCGCGTGCGTCCCGGCGGCCCCGGCTGGGCAACGGTGTCGGCGCGGCTCGGATACGGGCGCGAGGCTATCCCAGGCGGAGCGCTCGCCTGGACGAACTGGATCGCCGGCGTCATCGCGGTCTACGCGACGCTCTTCGGCATCGGAAAAGTCATCTTCGGCTTCACCGGCGCGGGGTTGGGGATGCTGGCCGTGGCGGCGGCCGCATTCTACTGGATCTCGCGCTCGTTCAAGGATCCCGCTTGA
- a CDS encoding metalloregulator ArsR/SmtB family transcription factor yields the protein MKTIARLPLARLDADESHVEAFKALGHLTRLQVFFFLVRAGKEVSVGEIQAAVEIPGPTLSHHLDLLRRAGLVESRKEERYIYYSVQRETATTLARLLTACC from the coding sequence ATGAAAACGATAGCCCGCCTCCCGCTGGCCCGGTTGGACGCGGACGAAAGCCACGTCGAGGCGTTCAAGGCCCTCGGCCACCTGACCCGTCTCCAAGTATTCTTCTTCCTGGTCCGTGCCGGGAAGGAAGTCTCGGTCGGCGAGATCCAGGCGGCGGTCGAGATCCCGGGGCCGACCCTGTCGCATCACCTGGACCTGCTCCGGCGGGCCGGGCTCGTCGAGAGCAGGAAGGAAGAGCGGTACATCTACTATTCCGTGCAGCGGGAGACGGCCACGACGCTGGCGCGCCTGCTGACCGCCTGCTGTTAA